The region AGAAACCGCTAGCACCGGGGTCCATGGAGCTAATCGCCTAGCCAGTAATTCTCTGCTGGAATGCATTGTTTTTGCTAGTCAATTAAGAAATTTGAGCCTACCGCCCTTTTCCTCGACTGCCCTCCCTATCAGTCAATCGACAGCGACGGAAATTCAGCTAGACACCGCCAATGACCTAGCCCTCCTAAACCATTGGCGCAGCGAACTGCCTCGCTTGATGTGGCAAACCGCTGGTATTTGTCGCCAAGCCGAAACCCTCCAAACGGCGATCGCCAAATTAGAAAAGTGGCAAGAACAATGGCAACAACTCAGCAGTAGTAAGCTTTTAACCCACCTACCAGAGGATCAGAAAATCAACTTAAACGGCCCGGGGTTGGAAGAATTTATACAACTGTGGGCCGAAACCCATAATTTGCTGGATATAGCCCAATTAATTTTGACCAGTGCTCTTTTTCGCCAGGAAAGTCGAGGAGGTCATTACCGTTTGGATTACCCTGACACCCAAGCCCAATGGCAGAGCCACACCGCCATCGAAAGCGACAAAGTGTTCCTCCAGCCTAGGCAAAATCAAGTCAGTGTCAATGAAATGTAAATGATCAACAAAAACTAGCCCAAACGGGGAAATTCCGACGGCGGTACATCTTGCCAGCGGCCGTTACCCACCGCCCGGATTGCTTCTTCCAATTGAATATCGCCAGTATAGAGAGCTTTGCCAATGATGACTCCGTTTACCCCCAGACTTTCCAGGCTGAGTAGATTCAAAAGGTCTTGTACTTGGCTGACTCCCCCCGATGCAATGACGGGAATGGTTAACTGACCAGCCAGTTGCCGCAGAGCTTCCAGGTTAGGGCCCTGCATGGTGCCGTCCCGGTGAATATCGGTATAAATAATTGCCGCTGCCCCTAGTTTTTCCATGCGCTGGGCCAATTCTCCTGCTTCCACTGTGGAGGTTTCCAACCAGCCCCTGGTGGCTACTTTGCCATTGCGGGCATCAATACCGACCACAATTTTGCCAGGAAATTCCGTACATAATTCCCCCACTAAGTCAGGATTTTCCACGGCGATCGTGCCCAGAATAACTCGGTTTACCCCTAAATCCAGTAATTGTTTCACCCGGTTTCTATCTCTTAAGCCTCCGCCTACCTGTACAGGAATGGTTAGGGCTTCAACAATATTGGCGATCGCCGTTAGGTTAATGGGCTGTCCTTCCTTGGCGCCATCAAGATCCACCAAATGTAAGCGGCTTGCCCCCTGGGCCTGCCACTGCCTAGCCACTGCCACCGGATCTTCGTGATACACCTGGGATTGGTCATAATCCCCTTGGTAGAGGCGAACGCATTTGCCCCCTAGCAGATCGATCGCCGGTAGAATTTCCATCACTTTAACCTCCTAGTTTTATGGACTCTTCACAGGTCTCTGTTCCCTTGGCCAATGGGATAACAGGGCACAAAGCCATTGATTTTAACTAATCTTGGACGTACTCTGCGCCCCCAATTAAAGCTAGTTCCGCCCGCATTAACTCCCGGCCTAAGTAAGCGGCATGGTTGAGCATGGTTACCGGACAGGGGTCTAACTCCTCAAAAATTCTCACGCACAACTCTTTAGCAGTGCGCCCCGTTAAAGTCAGAGTGGGCAGTCTTTTCTTTCCCCCTTGGCAGGCAATCACTTCCCCCGTTGCTGGATCCACCGCCAAACCCTGGTCATTAATGTCATTACTGTAGTGTTCTACCTTCAACACCCCCGCTTCCCGCTCCAGCATCACCAACCAATAGCCTGCCGGGTCTAAGTCAATGTGGCGACGGGAAAGTTGATCATCAATGGACTTAACAGTGTCGATTAGAGCAGGCATAAAACATAAAACAAATTACAAGGCACAGATTTTGATCCTACACCACTTCCGCTGCTTCCCGAGCAGAGTAAGCAGACCAGCATTTGCTATGATTAAAAGTTTGCAGAGCACCATTCAATCGCAGCAAGGAGATAGTTACATGGCTCGTATGTATTACGATCAAGATGCCAATCTTGACCTCTTAGCCGGAAAAACCGTGGCTATTATCGGCTACGGCTCCCAAGGTCACGCCCATGCGCTCAACCTCAAAGATAGTGGCGTTAACGTGGTTGTCGGGCTGTACAGTGGCAGTAAATCCGTTGCCAAAGCAGAAGGGGCCGGACTAAAAGTTTTATCTGTGGCTGAAGCGGCCAAAGCGGCGGATCTAATTATGATTCTCCTGCCCGATGAAGTGCAAAAATCCGTTTACGAAGCAGAAATCGCCCCCAACCTCGTTGCTGGCAACGTGCTCCTGTTTGCCCACGGCTTCAACATTAATTTTGCCCAGATTGTTCCCCCTGCCGATGTGGATGTGGTCATGGCCGCTCCCAAAGGCCCCGGTCATTTAGTGCGTCGTACCTACGAACAAGGCCAGGGAGTTCCTGCTCTGTTTGCCGTGTACCAAGACGCCAGTGGCCAAGCTCGAGACTATGCCATGGCCTACGCTAAGGGCATTGGGGGCACCAGGGCTGGTATTTTAGAAACCACTTTCCGGGAAGAAACCGAAACCGATCTTTTTGGCGAACAGGTGGTGCTCTGCGGCGGTCTGACTGCTTTGATCAAAGCGGGATTCGACACCCTGGTGGAAGCTGGCTATCAGCCAGAATTGGCTTATTTTGAATGTCTCCACGAAGTTAAGTTAATTGTCGATTTGATCGTGGAAGGTGGCTTGGCCAAAATGCGAGACAGCATTTCCAACACCGCTGAGTATGGTGATTTGACCCGGGGACCCCGCATTGTCACCGAAGAAACCAAGGCAGAAATGCGACAAATTCTCGACGAAATCCAATCGGGTCAGTTTGCCCGGGAATTTGTCTTGGAAAACCAAGCTGGTAAACCAGGCTTCACCGCCATGCGTCGTCGGGAATCGGAAGAACTGATCGAAGAAGTGGGTAAAGACCTACGGGCCATGTTCAGTTGGTTAAAAGACCGCTAATTACTTTTCTCTATCCTCAGCCCCGAGATTTTTGCCAGCTTTGGGCCCGGGGTTGACGTTAGGATGTTAATGGTAGTCAAAAATTTTTAGCTGAGGTTAGCGAGCGATGGAACTCACCCTAAATAATGTGGAAACGGTCTTGGATGAACTCCGTCCTTATCTGATGGCCGACGGTGGTAACGTCGAAGTGGTGGAGCTAGATGGCCCCATCGTCAAGGTGCGTTTACAGGGGGCCTGTGGAGCTTGCCCCAGTTCCACCATGACCCTAAAGATGGGCATTGAGCGCAAATTAAGGGAAATGATCCCAGAAATTTCTGAAGTTGAGCAAGTCCTCTAATAAAGGTTGAAGGGTCATCGTCGGAGTTCATGCACTCTCAACTTTTGATGGCTAAGTTCCATATTCCCGAACTAACCAATGATCTAATTAGTTTGGGCAAGGAAGCATTGTTGTTAGCCGTAATTGAGGCAGAGGCTGGAGGCGGTACTACTCCTTTTTGCCATTTATCTAAAGAATGGTTTATAATCAAGAACACATAACAAGGGGCCGCAATGGTTTCGACAGGTTGGCGAAAGCTTGCCCGTGATGCAGGTCGAGAGTGAGTCTCCTCTCGTAAATCAAAGGCTCAAAACAAAGTAACTGCGAATAACATCGTCAGCTTCAAACGGGTAGCCGTAGCAGCCTAGTCTGTAAAAGCTACA is a window of Synechocystis sp. PCC 7338 DNA encoding:
- the hisA gene encoding 1-(5-phosphoribosyl)-5-[(5-phosphoribosylamino)methylideneamino]imidazole-4-carboxamide isomerase; this translates as MEILPAIDLLGGKCVRLYQGDYDQSQVYHEDPVAVARQWQAQGASRLHLVDLDGAKEGQPINLTAIANIVEALTIPVQVGGGLRDRNRVKQLLDLGVNRVILGTIAVENPDLVGELCTEFPGKIVVGIDARNGKVATRGWLETSTVEAGELAQRMEKLGAAAIIYTDIHRDGTMQGPNLEALRQLAGQLTIPVIASGGVSQVQDLLNLLSLESLGVNGVIIGKALYTGDIQLEEAIRAVGNGRWQDVPPSEFPRLG
- a CDS encoding NifU family protein, with amino-acid sequence MELTLNNVETVLDELRPYLMADGGNVEVVELDGPIVKVRLQGACGACPSSTMTLKMGIERKLREMIPEISEVEQVL
- the ilvC gene encoding ketol-acid reductoisomerase; translated protein: MDLTVSIRAGIKHKTNYKAQILILHHFRCFPSRVSRPAFAMIKSLQSTIQSQQGDSYMARMYYDQDANLDLLAGKTVAIIGYGSQGHAHALNLKDSGVNVVVGLYSGSKSVAKAEGAGLKVLSVAEAAKAADLIMILLPDEVQKSVYEAEIAPNLVAGNVLLFAHGFNINFAQIVPPADVDVVMAAPKGPGHLVRRTYEQGQGVPALFAVYQDASGQARDYAMAYAKGIGGTRAGILETTFREETETDLFGEQVVLCGGLTALIKAGFDTLVEAGYQPELAYFECLHEVKLIVDLIVEGGLAKMRDSISNTAEYGDLTRGPRIVTEETKAEMRQILDEIQSGQFAREFVLENQAGKPGFTAMRRRESEELIEEVGKDLRAMFSWLKDR
- a CDS encoding DUF4346 domain-containing protein produces the protein MPALIDTVKSIDDQLSRRHIDLDPAGYWLVMLEREAGVLKVEHYSNDINDQGLAVDPATGEVIACQGGKKRLPTLTLTGRTAKELCVRIFEELDPCPVTMLNHAAYLGRELMRAELALIGGAEYVQD